The genomic interval TTGTTGAGTGAAATGCTGCGTGCCAACGGACGCCTGCGAGATTCTCTCAATGTGGAGGAGCTGAGACGTGCTAGAGGCCTTGCAGAATTAATGGCGGACAAACTCTTAACTGAAAGCCACATCTCAACTGATTCAACATATCGGCCTGGGATCGAGAGCATTGTGAGTAAAGAGAGCAATTGTGCTGTTTTGTACATTTCATATTGTGAACGACATGTTCATCTGTGGGTCTTAAAAGCAAATGGACACATTGACCATCGAGTGAGCCCCGAAATGAAAATCGACACCCTCATTGCTGTATTCGTTTGCGATGTGGaggatatttttaaaaagagtgCCTCCAGTTTCGGAATTTTACTTAATGAGAATTGTGAAGATCGATCTCTAGGTGACGATACTTCCTTGTCTCCTCAAGAACAGAGCCGAGCACCTTTGCAAGGTGACCAAATCAAACGGAACGAAAGTATTCTTCAGTTATGCTATGACCAAATTATCGCTCCTGTAAAAGATTTACTTACAGAACCTGAAGTCATCATTGTACCTGAGAGATGTTCCTACCGAGTCCCTTTTGCTGCCTTACGGGATGAGCCAGcaggaaagtatttatcagaaaCCCACAGAATCCGCATCGTCCCTTCTCTCACGACTCTCGGGATCATCCAGGAATGTCCAGTGGACTACCACAGTCAGACCGGTGCACTGGTAGTGGGTGATCCTAAGGCTGGCAAAGTGCAATACAGAGGACGTACTCTGAACTTGGAACCATTGTCCGGTGCAAGAAAGGGAGCAAAAATGGTTGGTCGACTCCTGGGGGTTCAGCCTTTGTTAGGAGAACACGCAACAAAGCAGGCGGAACTTCACGCACTTCATTCAGTGAGTCTAATACATCTTGCTGCTCATGGTCATGCCGACAGAGAAGAGATTGCCCTTACCCCTAATTGTGCTACGAACGGTATTCCACAAGAAGAAGACTACCTTTTGACAATGTCCGACATTTCAAAGGTTAAGCTGCGTGCTAAAATGGTCGTacttagttgttgtcacagtgggcgtggaACCTTCAAACAGGAGGGAGTCATTGGAATCGCCCGCGCATTCCTAGCAtctggtgcacgttcagtgttggtggCATCTTGGGCCCTACAAGACGAAGCAACAGAGCAGCTCATGAATCATTTCTACGAACACCTGGCTGctggagaaagtgccagtgagtcccttcatcaggccatcAAATGGTTGAGAAGCAACGGCTTCACTGAACCTCGCCAATGGGCTCCATTTGTACTTATGGGagacaacgtgacatttgacTTACAGAAATTAAGGTAAGCTTATTTCTGATGACTGATTTTGTAGAAGTAACATTATCCACCATTGcttgtgaagaaaaaaattgtgtgaCTATAAGATTTAATCTTATGCACAAAGAGCACATTCTGATCATAGTTCAGTAGGATTATTTCAGTCTGTaagaaatttaacatttaagCCATTGGTCAATGCGTGCAACAACTGCTATCtgagaaaaattaattgatagATAAATAGATTAATCGATTTATTGATAAATGTATGAATACCGTGGCCAATTTTAGTCAATTTCGTCAAAGCGGAAATCAGCTCGGCGGATTTGACGATTTTGACGAATATTCGCCATTTtcgttactgcatgcatttttgGACATATCTCACTTATGATCTTTActcaaaatgtttgttttaggcAAGAAAGAGCCGACAGAGGACGAGAATAAAGGAGACAAGGGACAGAGTGGCAACTGATCCTGGACAAACACTCTTCCTCCCTCTCGAAGAAAACTGGTGATACCTTAGGCAAAAACTTTTAAATCTGCACCGCTATTttgcatgctttttttttaacacggcCCAGCTGCTTAGCAGATGATGCAATTCGCCCAAAAGTTGTATTATGTTTACCAAGAAGGAACAAAGATGATCACACgattcaaaaattgaaaacaggaAATATTAGGTGAATTTTTCACGTTGCgaaaattatgaaattgtttcttttcactTGAGGTCACAAAAATTGATTgacctttttattttcctaagATTTGATTCTTAATTCTCGTTACCAGCTTCcataattttctctctaaattgATAAGGAGAATCAGTTCGGTATTATGTcaggaaacataaaaaaaaagaaatcgcTCCCACATTGATAAGTTTTGTACTCTGATTTGTTACCAGATAGGTATCGTGTAGATAGTTTTGTATGGAGAATTCACATGTAAATCTTATCAAGGCGTTAAAGGGCGAAAGGTGAACgtatttgttcatttattgaACCTAAACAGTAATATAATACTAACAATAATAATGGTAAGAGCCGTAGAGcgcttttcaattgagagtcataaaacc from Pocillopora verrucosa isolate sample1 chromosome 14, ASM3666991v2, whole genome shotgun sequence carries:
- the LOC136278223 gene encoding tetratricopeptide repeat protein 28-like, with product MKIDTLIAVFVCDVEDIFKKSASSFGILLNENCEDRSLGDDTSLSPQEQSRAPLQGDQIKRNESILQLCYDQIIAPVKDLLTEPEVIIVPERCSYRVPFAALRDEPAGKYLSETHRIRIVPSLTTLGIIQECPVDYHSQTGALVVGDPKAGKVQYRGRTLNLEPLSGARKGAKMVGRLLGVQPLLGEHATKQAELHALHSVSLIHLAAHGHADREEIALTPNCATNGIPQEEDYLLTMSDISKVKLRAKMVVLSCCHSGRGTFKQEGVIGIARAFLASGARSVLVASWALQDEATEQLMNHFYEHLAAGESASESLHQAIKWLRSNGFTEPRQWAPFVLMGDNVTFDLQKLR